The following nucleotide sequence is from Acyrthosiphon pisum isolate AL4f chromosome A2, pea_aphid_22Mar2018_4r6ur, whole genome shotgun sequence.
ATAACCTGTTATTATCCAGATACCATTAAAaaattctcaattttattattaagaacacttcataaaaaatacagattttttctggaataactataataattaatgatattctatataattacaACAACTATGTTAAGTGATAAAAATACCTTATACTTCTATAgttttgttgaaataatatttattatttgaccaTAAAGTAGTTTACTTGCTGCGAAATggtttaacataaataataaaatatttatgaaaacattAGAAGTTTGAACTCGGtctgaatttattaaattacaaaacggCAATTTATGTGTATACTCATTGTATTTAATCGAGGACaacattcaataattttaacattttaactttaaatattttataataaataaaaaattaattaatccatACATATTTAGTACACAATAAGTGAATAAAGTTCAAAgggtattataatgttataattataatattttaaatgcacagcatatatttttacacacaaaataaaaatagtatagatTTTTTAGacacagatatttttatttttaatcaattaggTATTGTTGAAAACAATGATGCAATGAAAAAATAGTGTGTAATGTGTTggggtaaaaatgtaaatagattttcaattgatacaatatttgaattatattatatttacagaaagttacacattaattattgtacaaactaCCTATGGGTCTTTATGACCATTTTCTTCTAGTTTAACCAAGCCTAATTTTTTAGCTTCAACCTCATATACTAAAAGTCTCCACATTTTTACGACAAACACTTCAGCTTCTTCGTCAAGTACCATCTGAACATCGTCGAGTATAGCCTGAGGACTGCTACCTGCTAACACTTTTGAACATATAAAATCTACCAACGTTGGTTCTGGCTCACCGAtatattcaatgatttttttatttatccacGGCCTAATGCGTTTTTCCATCAGTTGGTTGTCAACTACTGTCCAATCAAGATGAAATGAGAATAAGTCGTCTTTATCAGTGGGAATGCGCTCAATTAACTGACggatactttttttcttttcttcgaCTGCTTTactttcttcttcttttttgtCGGTGTAATCGAGAGGAAccagttttcttttttttggcCTAGGCAATTCTTCATCATCGTTGTTAAATACATCTTTGACATCCATTCTTTTCTTAATCATTAAAGTGGTAGGTTGAGTCATAGGTGCAAATTCAGGTGGTGGTGTTTGAGACTCAACACTGGGTGGTGTAGCTGGCTGCTGCGGACTGGGTGTTAGTGCTTTTTCCATAACATGCCTCTGACGCTCCTGTTCAACTTCCATGTTTTTCTGATTTTCAATTTCCTTTTCAATTTCCATTTCATAGcgttttaatttatctttttgttTTTCTGCAACATCTATTAATAATTTGGGCTTATACATTTCTTCTCTGGCTTTTAATACCTTAGCAAATTCTAATTCTGGATCTTTCAAAtcaacgttattatatattttttcccgAATGATTTCCAGTTCATCTTTCTCTTTTTGTCGATCTCTTCCGTCTTCTTCTATTTCTTTTTCACGCAGTTCGATTCGTTTTTGCAAATCTCTGCCTTTATAGTACTTTTGGTCATCTTTGTCATCATCGTAATCTTCTAAAAACTCTTTAAGTTTTTTAGCATTTCTTTCTCTTTCTTCTTCTATCATTTGTTTTTTAGCACGTTCTTTGGATAattcttttttcttttgattttctCTGATTTCCCATTGTTTACGTTTCTCTTGATATGCTAGTTCTCTCTCTCTTCGCCTATCATCATCTTTTTTTAACTCCAGCTCTTCTTCTTCTATTTCTTTTTCTCGTAATCTATTTTTATCGTAGTGGCCTCGACTTTTTTCTGGGTCTTTTTCTTTACGGTTTTCCTTGTCAATACTtttttctctatcttttttttctCGTTCTCTTTCTTTGTCTCTTCTTTCTTTCTTTTCCCTGTCACGCTTATCCCTTTCATCTCTTTCTCTTTCTCTTTTGTCTCtttcttctttttctttttctctttTATCTCGTTCTTCTCTACGACGAATCCTTCTATTTTCTTCAGAATCTGGACTATCTGGAGTTGCATGTCTTCCATTTAATTTTTCCTTTTCTTGTTTCTTTTTTCTTTCAACTTCCTTTTCTTCTTCTCGTTTTTTCATGACTTCTCGGAACTTGCCTATTTCtcggaaaattaaatttttcttttcatctTCATTTGGCACCATATCAAATCCAACACCATCAACTATGCTTGGTTTGTCTTCTTCTTCATTTTGTTTTCCTTCTTTGGTCATTTCATCATTGTGGTCTGTAATTATACTGTTTATTCTTTGTCGACAGTATACTTCAAATTGTTGATTTTCTTCAGAATCATCAGTACCTTTTTTTTCAGCCTTAAACTGGTCTAATGTTTCTTGCGCTTTTGCATCTACTTTCACCACAAGTTTTTTACCGCCTACCTCCATATCATGTAAAACTTTAATGGCACGTAAGGCAGCTTCAGCTCCATAATATTCACAAAAACCAAATCCTTGTACTCTCTTCCAAGATGCAATATTTCCACAAGTTGCCAAAATGTGTCTTATCATAGTGTCAGGAgctttttcagaaatatttccAACAAATACAGTGATAGGTGGTTCTGAAGGTGTTGGTTGACGGAAATTTTTACGAGTAGCGCGTGGATTGAAACGCGGAGGAGCAGAGACTACATGTGGTGTTACAGGTACAACTAATGGAGCTTGTTGCATTGGAGACCAAACCATAGACTGAGGCATTGGAACACTAGGCACAGTAGGAGTGAAAGgcataactaaataatttgcagaAGTGGTAGGTAAAAATCCAGCTGAAGATACTGCGGTAGTCAGATTTGGATCATCCATAATAAGTGAAATGAATAATACTATAagttaaacaaacaataatattagtaactattttgttaattttaaataataccatcatgatataatatcttaCCTGTAGGTACTTCATATGTTTAATCACCACACAGTATAACAccaaaagaattttttttacacaaacatataattaaaacgcTGACTAGCTGAACAAATTTGGGTAATGTGCACAgtatacacaatacaaatacaagtaagtaaatacaatatatacaactcACGGAGTGTTAACAAAACACACTTTTTAGAAGAACTAAAGAAAGcaattttatgataaaagtataaaacaaattaaatagtaaattgataaaaatgatagtgtttattgtatttatcaaGGTCTTTATTTCATGGAGGAGTAACTAAAGTCCACCTCATTTCAAACCaccgtttaatataatattatacaggtcaTTAGATATCGGTCGCCTAAATCataacttatacaattttatttcattatgacttaattttgatgattttgtGTTAGTCAtctcgaataaaatatatctcgAAACTagtcaaaactattttttattcccATCCACTTTCGAGTTATCGCAACTCTACTTATCGTATTACATTATTGCATTACGATTAACGATTAATGATTACTTATTAccttaaattaaaaagaaatcatattattatattaataatattaataaaatatatattataatttttattatataagtacacttataaatgtgttatgacattaaatatttcttagttCTTATTATTACTGATTCACCGTGTAGGtgtaagtgtataatgtattaatgtaaataaattataatacaaaaaataaaaataaaaatgttcacaacATATTATGCAGAATAATTACAAATAgctgaaataggtaggtataataataacaaaactacAGAAAcagaattatgtaaatatttaaatatgtaggtaagtaaCATGAAATTTggggataaaataaaattattaatacagaaaaattgaaaagacttataaaataattattgtttaatgaaatattgtagTTGATATTAAGGTTtcatggtacctatatttatttattatacttaacaaaTACATCCCCTAATGCTACCACATAATGTGTGTCCCCCGCAACCACCACATCCGCCACAACCACATCCACAGCCACCTCCGCCATAGCCTCCATAGCCTCCATatccaccaccaccgccgcagCCTCCACAGCCTCcacaacaacagcagcaaccACCACCACCTCCGCACTTTACATTAACAGGTACAACGcaagtctataaaaaaataaatagttatggACCGGGAAAATCATTACAAGACGttcggtatttatattttataggtaccaaatagttaataatactaattaaataccAACTCACCTGAACAACAATTACGAAAATTACGAGTAAAAGGCTAATTGGAAAAACTTTAGactttaacatattttgaacaGTGAAAAtcgtatatatttatcataggaTATTGAACTTATCTATCGTAGTATATTGAATGTAAAATGGAAATATCGCTTTATACTtgtattcgatataatatatatatatcagtctAAAACAACGGTTTggcacaaatttaaataaaacgttttgttttcaattttcacggaataaatattattatacaattattctcATTTCTGCACGATTCGGTAGTATATGTTTTgaaaagcataaaatatattcttatttcatTTTGAGTTCGTGCTTAAAATGtgctatatcatataataaacataatatatttcgtttaatatatacctacctaaatgtacctaaatcaagttttttttttcaaataaataaatatattttctttatttaagtattaaaataatacataatacataagtaatatcgataataatacatattttatacaatagtatattaaaatgcaGGGTCATTTGAATGGTGTGTTATAAAAGCAGTAAGGGGGgatggagtggccgagcggaccgACGCCGGTTTAAAACCTCGGccgcgggtggcatttttcttcgggcaagtcacggcgtccggcagtggcgtatttaggaattttgataggggggggggatgaaatatataataataggtacactcaataaatactaatataaaatacacttttaaaaGCCCCTAACTTGTTGAGATtggtgtggatcaaggtgaaataagaattaacacaaattgtttagtacctaatagcgtttattataaattcatattaacgaaaatcccgtgtttaatacggtaaatctacagtcttcatggtaattttgtttatttaccgactatttatcgggtttattataaatactcaccatgcatgaaaaataattcgcggaaaattcaaaagtatagttaccataccaccataaatgtatatgtttttattttccgatatttatgtcACGAACGACAATAGTggcgtatagtaggtataacaaattaccacggctagaatatttagaaaacagctatacctacttaaaacttaaaagtagtatcctattgagaaatacagtaaataagtaaacttaactttacagaaaaaaaaggtcaagggggggatctatcccccatatcccccccgtaaatacgccactggtgtcCGGAGAGGAATGCCGCCATCCCCTACTAGAGATCAGCACGGGCCGGACTTGGTACGGGCCGggccataatttaaatattacgggTTGGTTATAGGTGGgatcgtaatattattcatcGGGCCGGGTcagtcaaaaataaaacttattaatttaattcgtaacactatattatgtgatctagattatctaaattaataataataattgtattaccagactgtatgatatttataaatagatcacttgtaaaaaccaatttttgtcTACTATGTCAATACTGAAAGGAAATAAAgttgatgtatatttttatttacaaacggGCATGGTCAGGTTggactttgaaaaaaattacaaacgggCCTGGTTGGGTTGGACTTAGGAAAACATTACAAACAGACCGGGCCTGGACGTCgacaatttatatgtttaaccTTTTGGTCGGATCGGGCCGAAAAAAAACAGCCCGTGCTGATCCctatcccccacccgggcatgacagtcgacagatacctacgggtgcccactaaaaaatctgccaaactgtGTAAACGTGTTTAAAAACCTACATAGTAAAAACCACCCAACGGCTTAAGttgcaaacaaacaaaaaatggttTCGTTGCAATTATTATTGAGCAAAATCTTGTTCAAGGCGTGACCAAGTACCAACGGCCAGTGGCGTTAActactaaatcattttagaagctaatggttttacaatggtttatatttctatttttatcatggatacaaattatcatttatcattgaattcaattttaatacgatccacattgacccacttgtaacctactatacagcagagtgacatcatCTTACTCAcgttttaaattgtaagtttgataaattttgtctaaattaaaacttgatatatttataaaaaaattgtacatatgtatttttaatatttttcaactgctattgtaaaaatatattaggggccgtgtattatattttcatgctttttgaccaattaaataaaaatgtattgttatatacagggcttaaaaccggtaaccggtttgtaacgaaaaccggtaaaaaaccttaaatttgAGAACCGAAAACCGATAAACACTTTTAGTTTTGGAATGCTGGAAGCGGTTATTGATTATCGGTAATCAAGTTAAATATCCAAATATTAACATCAAAGCGGTTACCTCATATTTTCAATCCCGGTTTTATAACCAAAACCTATTCctgaccaaaaaaattaacggttttttcatggaatttaataggtacttaaattatgtcatgaatcatgattacattatagttgaatttaattttccagctatttttaaatttttttccccaatTAATAATTTCCGTCCAGTACTACGTATCTATTGTGaatatcacatatatatataggtataagacgtGTATagctataatgctatatattataaataccgtCATAAACGTCGTCCTAGTGCACTGATTCCTAATACGAAATAGACAATAGTTGATGGAATAAGGCCTCAGtccatttagtatttagtatttacaactatttagtattttcgatattttagattctgagtgaaacgatgaatgtattgattttacaatgatgtgtattttaaattctgggtggaacgatgaatgtattgattttacaatgatgtgtgttttttttaatttattaattttttaaaattttatttgtgtctgtcatcaccttttaggacagtaaaagtgcttggattttcttcaacagtaccttttctgataggaaagtgaatctagttggtactttggggggtcaaaagtaaaatttttccaatagtttattatttataatctataaatattaataaagttttatctattgggccaaaaagtgtaaacatttaatacaatgctcctaatatattgttacaatagcaattgtaaaatattaaaaatacataggcacacattttttttataagcatttgaaggtgaaattttgacaaaatttatcaaatttaaaattgaataattattttgtagttaaaaatttataaaatgttcaacttttatatctaaggattgaaaatttaaaacaagatttcacgtaaatatttaattttgttaccaaaaattctaagatatacataagcacagtttatttttatagtcattttaaattcaaatttgtacgaaattacatataaaaaaacctggaaataactattttagtaattttgttgtgattgtataatattacttgtgggtacttgaaacttctaaagtatactattatatgtatatctatgatagtaccacggtttgttgttgatgtataacgcgttacctaatggatattgtgatatgattaatttggaatttactattgatacctattataggtcaattttttttaatactatagttaagtatacctaatacctaaggtatgtctaatacctagactgacaaaccgtctccgctcagaatcgtttttcttatacagtgatattatatcattgaattcaaatttaatactatccattatacagggacccacttgtaacctactgtacagcagagcgacatccacttacccaccttttttttaatggaatttagtatttacaaaaacattgaataataaaaagttctttttaattgagttggcataataaattggagcctgtaattatacattacatttgcattttaatcatttgcaaTAGTTTTTTTcgagtagacatcaattataaaatattatgatgtataattaaGTCCTTTCTTTGGATATTTGCAtccttcttaaaatctttaaattaaattcaaactattatggttctgctcctaattttaacagtagtctggtagagtggagtattattttctagtgctcaaaaaactctaaaaacatattttgcatattttattatatgattatattatttattttatattgtataaactgtGCTTNNNNNNNNNNNNNNNNNNNNNNNNNNNNNNNNNNNNNNNNNNNNNNNNNNTCGGCCGcggggtggcatttttcttccgGGCAAGTCACGGCGTCCGGCAGtgggcgtatttaggaattttgatagggggggggggatgaaatatataataataggtacactcaataaatactaatataaaatacatttttaaaagcccCTAACTTGTTGAGATtggtgtggatcaaggtgaaataagaattaacacaaattgtttagtacctacctaatagcgtttattataaattcatattaacgaaaatcccgtgtttaatacgataaacaaaaaaaattgctttataatacaaacaaaatcccgttttctatttttttggatgctcagttcatcgataaccttatatggcatgattattgtattgatcgGTGACgtgcaaataaagccaacacattaaaggaccttattacaatatagttaaactaatgttaaaccacggaattcgactggtaaaatcagttggttaagcgtaaccgtggcagggactggaactttgatgatttttacggtTCCGGTTCCTATTCGGTTCCtagtaaaactaaaattttggtttcgattcccagaaaaactaacatttaggtttcggttttttttcggttcttaaaaaataaaaaaattgttacctgaTTTGGTTTTTTACTTATGTAAAGAATGTGTCAAGGAaaagtatcggttccggtaaggttctggtttttaaattaatttaaataagggtttcggtgaggttccagtccctgaaccaggtactggaaccgaacctaaaagaaccggttctggaaccggaacctttaaaatattaagaaccggaaccggaaccgaaacctttattttaatataataaagtaccggaaccgaaccggaatttttaaattaaaaaggtactttaaggttcgaaaataaaataattttatttatcatatttaaagtaattacggttttgtgtataacctatgaatctatggtatattatgagttttctaatatttctcatacctcaATTAACCTAACCAATTATACCCACATTTTGGatgactatttaaaattattatactttttggtaccgaaattatctggaaccggaacctaaattatttggaaccggtacctttattttttttcataaaagaaccagaaccgaaccggaatcgttattttatttttggagaacgggtaccggaaccgataccgataattTCAAAAAGTTCCAGTCTCTGCCCtgaaccgaggtttaaactatgattgtaaaacgggccctaagtggctaagtcggttataataaataaaatgtataataattactatttaatttatagttattattcaatattagataggaaaattgataaaatatttacttctgtcatactatttattaggtaagacttaatacttaataaaaacttgagttcaggtgtatagcagttgatacaggcaaagtacaaaatattttaaagagttcatgaatatttggataaaactctttatcaaaaacatctaatgcatgtaacccagaggtgaataaaatgttttcaatctctaaaaataaacccGTGCCCTTTGCCCtttggtaaatctacagtcttcatggtaattttgtttatttaccgactatttatcgggtttattataaatactcaccatgcatgaaaaataattcccggaaaattcaaaaatatagttaccataccaccataaatgtatatgtttttattttccgatatttatgtcACGAACGACAAGTggcgtatagtaggtataacaaattaccacggctagaatatttagaaaacagctatacctacttaaaacttaaaagtagtatcctattgagaaatacagtaaataagtaaacttaactttacaaaaaaaaaagNNNNNNNNNNNNNNNNNNNNNNNNNNNNNNNNNNNNNNNNNNNNNNNNNNNNNNNNNNNNNNNNNNNNNNNNNNNNNNNNNNNNNNNNNNNNNNNNNNNNNNNNNNNNNNNNNNNNNNNNNNNNNNNNNNNNNNNNNNNNNNNNNNNNNNNNNNNNNNNNNNNNNNNNNNNNNNNNNNNNNNNNNNNNNNNNNNNNNNNNNNNNNNNNNNNNNNNNNNNNNNNNNNNNNNNNNNNNNNNNNNNNNNNNNNNNNNNNNNNNNNNNNNNNNNNNNNNNNNNNNNNNNNNNNNNNNNNNNNNNNNNNNNNNNNNNNNNNNNNNNNNNNNNNNNNNNNNNNNNNNNNNNNNNNNNNNNNNNNNNNNNNNNNNNNNNNNNNNNNNNNNNNNNNNNNNNNNNNNNNNNNNNNNNNNNNNNNNNNNNNNNNNNNNNNNNNNNNNNNNNNNNNNNNNNNNNNNNNNNNNNNNNNNNNNNNNNNNNNNNNNNNNNNNNNNNNNNNNNNNNNNNNNNNNNNNNNNNNNNNNNNNNNNNNNNNNNNNNNNNNNNNNNNNNNNNNNNNNNNNNNNNNNNNNNNNNNNNNNNNNNNNNNNNNNNNNNNNNNNNNNNNNNNNNNNNNNNNNNNNNNNNNNNNNNNNNNNNNNNNNNNNNNNNNNNNNNNNNNNNNNNNNNNNNNNNNNNNNNNNNNNNNNNNNNNNNNNNNNNNNNNNNNNNNNNNNNNNNNNNNNNNNNNNNNNNNNNNNNNNNNNNNNNNNNNNNNNNNNNNNNNNNNNNNNNNNNNNNNNNNNNNNNNNNNNNNNNNNNNNNNNNNNNNNNNNNNNNNNNNNNNNNNNNNNNNNNNNNNNNNNNNNNNNNNNNNNNNNNNNNNNNNNNNNNNNNNNNNNNNNNNNNNNNNNNNNNNNNNNNNNNNNNNNNNNNNNNNNNNNNNNNNNNNNNNNNNNNNNNNNNNNNNNNNNNNNNNNNNNNNNNNNNNNNNNNNNNNNNNNNNNNNNNNNNNNNNNNNNNNNNNNNNNNNNNNNNNNNNNNNNNNNNNNNNNNNNNNNNNNNNNNNNNNNNNNNNNNNNNNNNNNNNNNNNNNNNNNNNNNNNNNNNNNNNNNNNNNNNNNNNNNNNNNNNNNNNNNNNNNNNNNNNNNNNNNNNNNNNNNNNNNNNNNNNNNNNNNNNNNNNNNNNNNNNNNNNNNNNNNNNNNNNNNNNNNNNNNNNNNNNNNNNNNNNNNNNNNNNNNNNNNNNNNNNNNNNNNNNNNNNNNNNNNNNNNNNNNNNNNNNNNNNNNNNNNNNNNNNNNNNNNNNNNNNNNNNNNNNNNNNNNNNNNNNNNNNNNNNNNNNNNNNNNNNNNNNNNNNNNNNNNNNNNNNNNNNNNNNNNNNNNNNNNNNNNNNNNNNNNNNNNNNNNNNNNNNNNNNNNNNNNNNNNNNNNNNNNNNNNNNNNNNNNNNNNNNNNNNNNNNNNNNNNNNNNNNNNNNNNNNNNNNNNNNNNNNNNNNNNNNNNNNNNNNNNNNNNNNNNNNNNNNNNNNNNNNNNNNNNNNNNNNNNNNNNNNNNNNNNNNNNNNNNNNNNNNNNNNNNNNNNNNNNNNNNNNNNNNNNNNNNNNNNNNNNNNNNNNNNNNNNNNNGAGACAACTTATGACTGACAAGTGACTGCTtgctaattagtaaatactgatataaatacaatacacataaaGTCATGTTACTAACTAcgcctaaatattataacaaattattatcattagtctataaatagttttgaacatattttattatacaaatagacACAATAATAAACCACCACAATAACATTATTCAGATATTGAAC
It contains:
- the LOC100162888 gene encoding RNA-binding protein 25; translated protein: MDDPNLTTAVSSAGFLPTTSANYLVMPFTPTVPSVPMPQSMVWSPMQQAPLVVPVTPHVVSAPPRFNPRATRKNFRQPTPSEPPITVFVGNISEKAPDTMIRHILATCGNIASWKRVQGFGFCEYYGAEAALRAIKVLHDMEVGGKKLVVKVDAKAQETLDQFKAEKKGTDDSEENQQFEVYCRQRINSIITDHNDEMTKEGKQNEEEDKPSIVDGVGFDMVPNEDEKKNLIFREIGKFREVMKKREEEKEVERKKKQEKEKLNGRHATPDSPDSEENRRIRRREERDKREKEKEERDKRERERDERDKRDREKKERRDKEREREKKDREKSIDKENRKEKDPEKSRGHYDKNRLREKEIEEEELELKKDDDRRRERELAYQEKRKQWEIRENQKKKELSKERAKKQMIEEERERNAKKLKEFLEDYDDDKDDQKYYKGRDLQKRIELREKEIEEDGRDRQKEKDELEIIREKIYNNVDLKDPELEFAKVLKAREEMYKPKLLIDVAEKQKDKLKRYEMEIEKEIENQKNMEVEQERQRHVMEKALTPSPQQPATPPSVESQTPPPEFAPMTQPTTLMIKKRMDVKDVFNNDDEELPRPKKRKLVPLDYTDKKEEESKAVEEKKKSIRQLIERIPTDKDDLFSFHLDWTVVDNQLMEKRIRPWINKKIIEYIGEPEPTLVDFICSKVLAGSSPQAILDDVQMVLDEEAEVFVVKMWRLLVYEVEAKKLGLVKLEENGHKDP
- the LOC107885370 gene encoding chorion class high-cysteine HCB protein 13-like, which codes for MLKSKVFPISLLLVIFVIVVQTCVVPVNVKCGGGGGCCCCCGGCGGCGGGGGYGGYGGYGGGGCGCGCGGCGGCGGHTLCGSIRGCIC